From the Hevea brasiliensis isolate MT/VB/25A 57/8 chromosome 15, ASM3005281v1, whole genome shotgun sequence genome, one window contains:
- the LOC110673394 gene encoding probable tetraacyldisaccharide 4'-kinase, mitochondrial isoform X2: MEKLRRVVNEIAYTQDCAKLSTLNRSLLPVLKVVSSLYRVALYLRLYLYHFGLLSKHRLPVPVISVGNLTWGGNGKTPMVEFIAEWLADSEISPLILTRGYAGGDEARMLTRHLLGTPAKIGMGANRAATAACFLKQYGYIDPKSYLFEGVNQKVQSPLNLGQIGVVVLDDGMQHWSLHRDLEIVMVNGLSPWGNHQLIPLGPLREPLTALRRADVAVVHHANLVPEQSLKDIELMMQELKESLSIFFTRMSPLHFFEVGNINFRIPLDVIQDAIVLCVSAIGSANAFVQGIEKMGAFYVDRIDFTDHHSFQTKDYDRDPEILNHLSPFKVMALRSELQIIPRRQHTKDDFRELLKELLEVKWSGAKH; this comes from the exons ATGGAGAAGCTGAGGAGAGTGGTGAATGAGATTGCCTACACGCAAGACTGCGCCAAGCTCTCTACCCTGAACCGCTCGTTACTTCCTGTACTCAAAGTCGTGTCCTCTCTCTACAGAGTCGCACTCTATCTGCGCCTGTATCTCTATCATTTTGGCCTCTTGTCTAAGCACCG GTTGCCAGTGCCAGTGATAAGTGTTGGCAATTTAACGTGGGGAGGCAATGGGAAGACGCCAATGGTTGAGTTTATTGCCGAATGGTTAGCCGATTCTGAAATTTCACCTCTTATTCTTACCAGG GGTTATGCTGGAGGAGATGAAGCTAGGATGCTTACAAGGCATCTTCTTGGGACACCAGCAAAGATTGGTATGGGAGCAAATCGAGCTGCCACTGCTGCTTGTTTTCTCAAACAGTATGGATACATAGATCCTAAAAGTTATTTATTTGAGGGAGTAAATCAGAAAGTTCAAAGTCCACTTAACCTGGGACAAATTGGTGTCGTTGTTCTAGATGATGGAATGCAG CATTGGAGCTTGCACCGTGACCTTGAGATTGTAATGGTTAATGGGCTATCACCATGGGGAAACCATCAATTAATCCCACTCGGACCTTTAAGGGAACCCTTGACAGCCCTTAGAAGAGCAGATGTTGCTGTAGTTCATCATGCAAACTTG GTTCCAGAACAAAGCCTCAAAGATATTGAGCTAATGATGCAAGAACTTAAAGAATCTCTTTCTATTTTTTTCACTAGAATGTCTCCATTGCACTTCTTTGAAGTAGGAAATATCAACTTCAGAATACCACTGGATGTCATACAGGATGCCATTGTGCTATGTGTTTCTGCAATTGGTTCAGCAAATGCTTTTGTGCAAGGCATTGAGAAG ATGGGAGCATTTTATGTTGATCGAATTGATTTCACTGACCATCACTCATTTCAAACCAAG GATTATGACAGAGACCCAGAGATTCTTAATCATTTGAGTCCTTTCAAAGTTATGGCACTCCGCTCAGAATTACAAATCATTCCACGTAGACAGCACACTAAGGATGATTTCAGAGAGTTGTTGAAGGAGCTGCTGGAGGTAAAATGGTCAGGTGCAAAGCACTAA
- the LOC110673394 gene encoding probable tetraacyldisaccharide 4'-kinase, mitochondrial isoform X1 codes for MEKLRRVVNEIAYTQDCAKLSTLNRSLLPVLKVVSSLYRVALYLRLYLYHFGLLSKHRLPVPVISVGNLTWGGNGKTPMVEFIAEWLADSEISPLILTRGYAGGDEARMLTRHLLGTPAKIGMGANRAATAACFLKQYGYIDPKSYLFEGVNQKVQSPLNLGQIGVVVLDDGMQHWSLHRDLEIVMVNGLSPWGNHQLIPLGPLREPLTALRRADVAVVHHANLVPEQSLKDIELMMQELKESLSIFFTRMSPLHFFEVGNINFRIPLDVIQDAIVLCVSAIGSANAFVQGIEKMGAFYVDRIDFTDHHSFQTKDIEMIMMKLRDLEGKFGFKPVVVVTEKDYDRDPEILNHLSPFKVMALRSELQIIPRRQHTKDDFRELLKELLEVKWSGAKH; via the exons ATGGAGAAGCTGAGGAGAGTGGTGAATGAGATTGCCTACACGCAAGACTGCGCCAAGCTCTCTACCCTGAACCGCTCGTTACTTCCTGTACTCAAAGTCGTGTCCTCTCTCTACAGAGTCGCACTCTATCTGCGCCTGTATCTCTATCATTTTGGCCTCTTGTCTAAGCACCG GTTGCCAGTGCCAGTGATAAGTGTTGGCAATTTAACGTGGGGAGGCAATGGGAAGACGCCAATGGTTGAGTTTATTGCCGAATGGTTAGCCGATTCTGAAATTTCACCTCTTATTCTTACCAGG GGTTATGCTGGAGGAGATGAAGCTAGGATGCTTACAAGGCATCTTCTTGGGACACCAGCAAAGATTGGTATGGGAGCAAATCGAGCTGCCACTGCTGCTTGTTTTCTCAAACAGTATGGATACATAGATCCTAAAAGTTATTTATTTGAGGGAGTAAATCAGAAAGTTCAAAGTCCACTTAACCTGGGACAAATTGGTGTCGTTGTTCTAGATGATGGAATGCAG CATTGGAGCTTGCACCGTGACCTTGAGATTGTAATGGTTAATGGGCTATCACCATGGGGAAACCATCAATTAATCCCACTCGGACCTTTAAGGGAACCCTTGACAGCCCTTAGAAGAGCAGATGTTGCTGTAGTTCATCATGCAAACTTG GTTCCAGAACAAAGCCTCAAAGATATTGAGCTAATGATGCAAGAACTTAAAGAATCTCTTTCTATTTTTTTCACTAGAATGTCTCCATTGCACTTCTTTGAAGTAGGAAATATCAACTTCAGAATACCACTGGATGTCATACAGGATGCCATTGTGCTATGTGTTTCTGCAATTGGTTCAGCAAATGCTTTTGTGCAAGGCATTGAGAAG ATGGGAGCATTTTATGTTGATCGAATTGATTTCACTGACCATCACTCATTTCAAACCAAG GATATTGAGATGATTATGATGAAACTCAGAGATCTAGAGGGCAAGTTTGGTTTCAAGCCGGTAGTTGTTGTAACAGAGAAG GATTATGACAGAGACCCAGAGATTCTTAATCATTTGAGTCCTTTCAAAGTTATGGCACTCCGCTCAGAATTACAAATCATTCCACGTAGACAGCACACTAAGGATGATTTCAGAGAGTTGTTGAAGGAGCTGCTGGAGGTAAAATGGTCAGGTGCAAAGCACTAA
- the LOC110673410 gene encoding GDSL esterase/lipase At5g55050 → MASKTFLLSSFFFATILLTLCFKLSTAQMVPAMFIFGDSLVDVGNNNHLPVSIAKANFPHNGIDFPTKKATGRFSNGKNAADFLAEKVGLPSSPPYLSLSSKNASAFMTGVSFASGGAGIFNGTDQTLRQSMPLTQQVGDYESVYGVLVQKLGSSPAQKLLSKSLFAIVIGSNDIFGYSNSSDRNKSTPQEYVDLMILTLKQLVQRIYAYGGRKFFISGVAPIGCTPSRRVRIQSEACNEEINSMAVTYNERLKSMLQKLNSELKGVSYSYFDAYAMLENIIQKPATYGFTEVKAACCGLGTLKAKVPCLPIAKYCSNRKDHVFWDLFHPTEAAARILVDTVFDGPSQYTYPMNVRQLITV, encoded by the exons ATGGCTTCCAAAACCTTTCTGCTGAGTTCCTTCTTCTTTGCCACTATTCTATTGACCTTGTGCTTCAAGCTCTCAACGGCTCAAATGGTGCCGGCGATGTTCATTTTCGGCGACTCACTTGTCGACGTCGGCAACAACAATCATCTTCCTGTTTCTATTGCCAAAGCAAACTTTCCTCACAATGGTATCGATTTTCCTACCAAGAAAGCCACCGGAAGGTTTAGCAATGGCAAGAACGCTGCAGATTTTCTCG CTGAGAAAGTGGGCTTGCCTAGTTCACCCCCATATCTATCCCTGTCATCGAAGAATGCCTCTGCCTTCATGACTGGCGTCAGCTTCGCATCCGGTGGTGCTGGAATCTTCAATGGCACAGATCAAACTCTG CGACAATCCATGCCCTTGACACAGCAAGTAGGTGACTATGAATCGGTGTATGGAGTGTTGGTGCAAAAGCTGGGATCCTCTCCTGCACAAAAATTGTTATCTAAATCCCTATTTGCTATAGTCATCGGTAGCAATGACATCTTTGGTTACTCAAACTCATCCGATCGCAACAAGAGCACCCCTCAAGAATATGTGGATTTGATGATTCTCACATTGAAACAACTAGTACAG agaATATACGCTTATGGTGGACGCAAGTTTTTTATTTCTGGAGTTGCGCCAATTGGATGTACTCCGTCACGAAGGGTCAGGATCCAATCAGAAGCTTGCAATGAAGAAATTAATTCAATGGCTGTTACGTATAATGAAAGGCTAAAGTCAATGTTGCAAAAACTGAATTCAGAGCTCAAGGGTGTTTCTTACTCCTATTTTGATGCCTATGCCATGTTGGAAAACATCATTCAAAAACCAGCCACATATG GGTTTACAGAGGTGAAAGCTGCCTGTTGTGGACTTGGGACCCTAAAAGCCAAGGTGCCGTGTTTACCCATAGCTAAGTATTGTTCCAACAGAAAAGATCATGTGTTCTGGGATCTTTTTCATCCAACAGAGGCAGCTGCTCGGATACTTGTGGATACTGTTTTCGATGGTCCATCACAGTATACATATCCCATGAATGTGAGGCAGCTGATTACAGTTTAA